A single region of the Podospora pseudopauciseta strain CBS 411.78 chromosome 1, whole genome shotgun sequence genome encodes:
- the FAS1_1 gene encoding beta subunit of fatty acid synthetase (COG:I; EggNog:ENOG503NV76), with amino-acid sequence MYGSGTGPQTGAVTPRSSASLRPLTVSHGSLETTFLIPTGLHYHASELKTRFTASLPAPTDDLALDDEPSSIPELVARFMGFIANEVAEGEDDAQGSYEEVLKLILNEFERAFLRGNDVHALVANLEGIDAKKLEVIRSYFAARSATNRAMKSHQSALFRAADEDAARIYNIFGGQGNIEEYFDELRELHTTYPSFVGELISNAAELLQTLSSHPSAEKLYSKGLDITHWLHHPESTPDLDYMVSAPVSFPLIGLVQLAHYAVTCKVLGLHPGILRERVTGSTGHSQGIVLAAITAACDSWESFEELSKSALTILFWIGARSQQAFPKTSMTPTLLQDAVDNGEGVPTPMLSVRDLPQSEVQKHIDLTNQYLPADQHISIALINSPRNVVVAGPPKSLCGLNAQLRKVKAATGIDQAKIPHTQRKVRFVNRFLPITAPFHSKYLEDATSLIDEDLKTVKIDASSLGSAVYDTNTGKDIRDSVKGNVVPALVRMITSEVVNWEKATVFPQATHILDFGPGGISGLGVLTSRSKDGTGVRVILAGTVSGTVPEVGYKSELFDRDEEHAVKYAVDWVKAYGPQLVKTSSGRTYVSTKMSRLLGLPPLLVAGMTPTTVPWDFVAATMNAGYQIELAGGGYYNAKTMTAAIHKIEQAIPAGRGITVNLIYVNPRAMGWQIPLLGRLRSEGVPIEGLTIGAGVPSIEVAQEYIETLGLKHISFKPGSSEAIQAVINIAKANPDFPVILQWTGGRGGGHHSYEDFHAPILTMYGRIRRQENLILVAGSGFGGADDTYPYLTGEWSTKYGYPPMPYDGCMFGSRMMVAKEAHTSKAAKQAIVDAPGLDDAAWENTYKGAAGGVITVMSEMGEPIHKLATRGVLFWAEMDQKIFSLPKEKRLVELKKQKSYIIKKLNEDFHKVWFGQKKDGTAVDLEDMTYGEVVRRMVALLYVEDEKRWIDPSYAKLTGDFIHRLEERFTTSAGQPSHLQSYADLDEPFAAVERILSHYPDAETQLINAQDVQHFLLLCKRRGQKPVTFVPTLDGDFEFFFKKDSLWQSEDLGAVIGKDVGRTCILQGPMAAKHATKVDEPIKEILDNIHEGHIKGLTKDLYGGDASKIPTVEYFGGDLIDKPLPLDIDGLTIAVDASKHTYRLSSSPATELPDVESWINMLAGTERNWRYALLRSEVIVQGQKYQTNPMKKIFAPARGLFVEITNPDDPAKTVIVVKEQPRHNRYVEVIEVKLDGKDEIVVSLIKDTTALGKSVALPLRFKYRPEAGYAPIHEVMENRNNHIKEFYWRAWFGDEKFDLDAPVTSKFDGGKTVITSEAINDFVHAVGNTGEAFVDRPEKIMYAPMDFAIVVGWKAITKPIFPRTIDGDLLKLVHLSNAFRMMPGAEPLKKGDEVHTTAQINAVINQESGKMVEVCGTITRDGEAVMEVTSQFLYRGVYNDFENTFQRKVETPMQVHLASTKDVAVLRSKQWFVLDDASPDIELLGQTLIFRLHSLVRFKNRNVFSHVETRGQVLVELPTKEIIQVATVDYEAGESHGNPVIDYLQRNGSSIEQPINFENPIPLSGKTPLQLRAPASNETYARVSGDYNPIHVSRVFAAYANLPGTITHGMYSSAAVRSLVETWAAENKVGRVRSFHASLTGMVLPHDDLNVKLQHVGMVAGRKIIKVEASNKETEEKVLLGEAEIEQPVTAYVFTGQGSQEQGMGMDLYNSSPVAKDVWDRADNYLLDTYGFAISNIVKNNPKELTIHFGGPRGKAIRQNYMAMTFETVAADGSVRSERIFKEIDEKTTSYTYRSPTGLLSATQFTQPALTLMEKASFEDMKAKGLVPRDSTFAGHSLGEYSALAALADVMPIESLVSVVFYRGLTMQVAVERDEQGRSNYSMCAVNPSRISKTFNEEALRFVVSNIAESTGWLLEIVNFNIANMQYVCAGDLRALDTLAGVTNYLKHMKIDIEQMRKDFQPEMVKEKLVEIIQACAKETEAKPKPLELERGFATIPLKGIDVPFHSTFLRSGVKPFRSFLLKKIKQTTIDPAKLIGKYIPNVTAKPFELTKEYFEDVYRLTNSPRIGHILANWEKYSEDGAAALQGEA; translated from the exons ATGTACGGTTCCGGGACCGGCCCTCAGACGGGCGCCGTCACACCTAGATCGTCAGCCTCGCTTCGTCCCCTTACAGTTTCCCACGGCTCTCTCGAGACGACGTTTTTGATACCCACTGGCCTTCATTACCATGCCTCCGAGCTCAAGACCCGTTTCACTGCCAGCTTACCTGCGCCTACCGACGATTTGGCTCTGGACGATGAACCATCTTCGATCCCGGAGCTGGTGGCTAGATTTATGGGCTTCATTGCCAACGAAGtggccgagggcgaggatgatgcACAGGGCTCGTATGAAGAAGTGCTCAAGCTCATTCTTAACGAGTTTGAGAGAGCATTCCTCAGGGGTAACGATGTCCACGCGCTTGTCGCGAACCTGGAGGGCATCGATGCCAAGAAGTTGGAGGTGATCCGCAGCTACTTTGCTGCTAGATCTGCCACAAACAGGGCGATGAAATCCCACCAGTCTGCTCTTTTCCGTGCTGCCGATGAGGACGCTGCCCGGATCTACAATATCTTCGGTGGACAAGGCAACATTGAGGAGTACTTCGATGAGCTCCGGGAGTTGCACACCACCTACCCATCATTTGTCGGCGAGCTCATTTCCAATGCCGCCGAGCTCCTTCAAACACTTTCCAGCCACCCCAGTGCTGAGAAGCTGTACAGCAAGGGTTTGGATATCACCCACTggctccaccaccccgaaTCGACACCAGATCTGGATTACATGGTCTCAGCGCCTGTCAGTTTCCCGCTCATTGGTCTCGTGCAGTTGGCCCATTACGCTGTCACCTGCAAAGTCCTGGGCCTCCACCCCGGTATTCTTCGGGAGAGAGTCACTGGCTCCACTGGTCACTCCCAGGGTATCGTTTTGGCTGCCATTACTGCGGCTTGCGACTCGTGGGAGTCCTTTGAGGAGCTTTCCAAGTCCGCCTTGACCATTCTCTTCTGGATTGGTGCCCGCAGTCAGCAAGCTTTCCCCAAGACGTCTATGACCCCCACCCTGCTCCAGGATGCCGTTGACAACGGAGAGGGTGTGCCCACCCCTATGCTCAGTGTTCGCGATCTGCCCCAAAGCGAGGTTCAGAAGCACATTGACCTCACAAATCAGTATCTGCCAGCCGATCAGCACATCTCTATTGCCCTGATCAACAGCCCCCGAAATGTGGTTGTTGCCGGTCCTCCAAAGTCCCTCTGCGGTCTGAATGCTCAGCTCAGGAAGGTCAAGGCTGCCACCGGCATTGACCAGGCCAAGATCCCCCACACGCAAAGAAAGGTTCGCTTTGTCAACCGCTTCTTGCCTATCACGGCTCCTTTCCACAGCAAGTACCTGGAGGATGCCACGAGCTTGATTGACGAGGATCTTAAGACCGTCAAGATCGACGCCTCGTCACTCGGCTCGGCTGTGTATGACACCAACACTGGGAAGGACATTCGTGACTCTGTCAAGGGCAATGTTGTCCCGGCTTTGGTTCGCATGATCACCAGCGAGGTTGTCAACTGGGAGAAGGCCACCGTTTTCCCGCAAGCCACCCACATCTTGGACTTTGGTCCGGGAGGTATCTCGGGCCTCGGTGTTCTCACCAGCAGAAGCAAGGATGGCACCGGTGTTCGCGTCATCCTGGCTGGCACCGTCAGCGGGACCGTCCCCGAGGTTGGCTACAAGTCTGAGCTCTTCGACCGTGATGAGGAGCACGCTGTCAAGTACGCTGTTGATTGGGTAAAGGCGTATGGGCCTCAGCTCGTCAAGACTTCCAGCGGGCGGACCTATGTCAGCACCAAGATGAGCAGACTGCTTGGTCTCCCGCCACTTCTGGTCGCTGGTATGACCCCTACCACCGTCCCCTGGGACTTCGTGGCCGCCACCATGAACGCTGGGTATCAGATTGAGTTGGCCGGTGGCGGTTACTACAATGCCAAGACTATGACCGCTGCTATCCACAAGATCGAGCAGGCCATTCCTGCCGGTCGCGGTATCACTGTCAACCTCATTTACGTCAACCCCCGTGCTATGGGCTGGCAAATCCCGCTCCTTGGCAGGCTCAGATCCGAGGGTGTTCCCATTGAAGGTTTGACCATCGGTGCCGGTGTTCCCTCCATCGAGGTTGCTCAGGAGTATATTGAGACGCTTGGCTTGAAGCACATCTCGTTCAAGCCAGGTTCCAGTGAGGCCATCCAGGCCGTTATCAACATTGCCAAGGCCAACCCCGACTTCCCTGTCATTCTCCAGTGGACTGGtggcagaggtggtggtcatcACTCGTATGAGGATTTCCACGCCCCCATCCTTACCATGTACGGCCGTATCCGCCGCCAGGAAAATCTCATCCTGGTTGCTGGCAGCGGTTTCGGTGGTGCTGACGATACCTATCCCTACCTCACCGGTGAATGGTCCACCAAGTATGGCTACCCCCCCATGCCATATGATGGTTGCATGTTCGGCAGCCGCATGATGGTTGCCAAGGAAGCGCACACGAGCAAGGCTGCCAAGCAAGCCATCGTCGATGCCCCAGgtcttgatgatgctgcttgGGAGAACACTTATAAGGGAGCAGCTGGCGGTGTTATCACTGTCATGTCTGAAATGGGTGAGCCCATCCACAAGCTCGCCACCCGCGGTGTTCTCTTCTGGGCCGAGATGGACCAGAAGATTTTCAGCCTCCCCAAGGAGAAGCGCCTCGTCGAGCTCAAGAAACAGAAGAGCTATatcatcaagaagctcaacgAAGACTTCCACAAGGTGTGGTTCGGTCAGAAGAAGGACGGAACCGCCGTGGATCTCGAGGACATGACCTACGGCGAGGTTGTGCGCCGCATGGTTGCCCTCCTCTATGTCGAGGATGAGAAGCGCTGGATCGACCCATCCTATGCCAAGCTCACGGGTGACTTCATCCACCGTCTTGAGGAGCGCTTCACCACTTCTGCTGGCCAGCCATCTCACTTGCAGAGCTATGCCGACCTGGACGAGCCCTTCGCTGCCGTCGAGCGTATCCTCTCGCACTACCCTGATGCTGAGACCCAGCTCATCAACGCCCAAGATGTTCAGCACTTCTTGCTCCTGTGCAAGCGTCGTGGCCAGAAGCCTGTCACTTTCGTCCCCACTCTCGACGGCGATTTCGAGttcttcttcaagaaggATTCTCTCTGGCAGTCTGAGGACCTTGGTGCCGTTATCGGCAAGGATGTTGGCAGGACCTGCATTCTGCAAGGTCCCATGGCGGCTAAGCACGCCACCAAGGTTGACGAGCCCATCAAGGAGATTCTAGACAACATTCATGAGGGTCACATCAAGGGTCTCACCAAGGACCTCTACGGCGGTGATGCTTCCAAGATTCCCACCGTGGAGTACTTCGGTGGTGATCTCATTGACAAGCCACTTCCGTTGGATATTGACGGCCTCACCATCGCTGTTGACGCCAGCAAGCACACCTACCGCTTGAGCTCATCTCCGGCGACGGAACTCCCTGATGTTGAGTCTTGGATCAACATGCTTGCCGGTACTGAGCGCAACTGGAGATACGCCCTGCTTCGGTCCGAGGTCATTGTTCAGGGGCAAAAGTACCAGACCAACCCGATGAAGAAGATCTTTGCTCCGGCCAGAGGCTTGTTTGTTGAGATCACCAACCCTGATGATCCTGCCAAGACTGTCATCGTGGTCAAGGAGCAGCCTCGCCATAACCGCTATGTCGAGGTTATTGAGGTCAAGCTTGATGGCAAGGATGAGATTGTCGTCAGCTTGATCAAGGATACCACTGCCCTTGGCAAGTCGGTCGCCCTGCCGCTCCGCTTCAAGTACCGCCCTGAAGCTGGGTATGCTCCTATTCACGAGGTTATGGAGAAccgcaacaaccacatcaagGAGTTCTACTGGCGTGCAtggtttggtgatgagaagtTTGATCTCGATGCTCCTGTCACCAGCAAGTTCGACGGCGGCAAGACTGTCATCACCAGCGAGGCCATCAACGACTTCGTCCATGCCGTTGGCAACACCGGCGAGGCTTTCGTCGACAGACCCGAGAAGATCATGTATGCCCCCATGGACTTTGCCATTGTCGTTGGCTGGAAGGCTATCACCAAGCCTATCTTCCCTCGCACCATTGACGGTGACCTGCTCAAGCTTGTCCATCTCTCCAATGCCTTCCGCATGATGCCAGGTGCCGAGCCTCTGAAGAAGGGCGATGAGGTccacaccaccgcccagATCAACGCCGTCATCAACCAAGAGTCTGGAAAGATGGTCGAGGTATGCGGCACCATCACACGTGATGGCGAAGCTGTCATGGAGGTCACTTCTCAGTTCCTGTACCGCGGTGTCTACAACGACTTCGAGAACACTTTCCAGCGCAAGGTCGAGACGCCCATGCAGGTGCACCTCGCTAGCACCAAGGATGTCGCCGTCCTTCGCTCCAAGCAGTGGTTTGTTCTTGACGATGCTAGCCCTGATATCGAGCTCCTTGGACAGACTTTGATCTTCCGTCTGCACAGTTTGGTCAGGTTCAAGAACAGGAACGTCTTCAGCCACGTGGAGACCCGTGGCCAGGTTCTTGTGGAGCTTCCCACCAAGGAGATCATTCAGGTTGCTACCGTCGACTACGAGGCCGGTGAATCCCACGGCAACCCAGTCATTGACTACCTCCAGCGCAACGGATCTTCCATCGAGCAGCCCATCAACTTTGAGAACCCCATTCCTCTCAGCGGCAAGACCCCTCTCCAGCTGCGCGCCCCTGCTTCCAACGAGACTTATGCCCGCGTCTCTGGTGACTACAACCCCATTCACGTCTCTCGCGTCTTTGCCGCTTATGCCAACCTGCCCGGCACTATCACACACGGCATGTACTCCAGCGCTGCCGTCCGCAGCTTGGTTGAGACCTGGGCCGCTGAGAACAAGGTTGGTCGCGTTCGCAGCTTCCACGCTTCTCTTACTGGCATGGTTCTTCCTCATGACGATCTCAATGTCAAGCTGCAGCACGTCGGTATGGTTGCCGGTCGCAAGATCATCAAGGTCGAGGCCAGCAACaaggagacggaggagaaggtcCTTCTCGGCGAGGCCGAGATTGAGCAGCCTGTGACGGCTTATGTCTTCACTGGTCAAGGTTCTCAGGAGCAAGGCATGGGTATGGACTTGTACAACAGCAGTCCTGTTGCCAAGGACGTTTGGGACCGTGCCGACAACTACCTCTTGGATACTTATG GCTTtgccatctccaacatcgTCAAGAACAACCCCAAGGAGCTCACCATTCACTTCGGTGGTCCCCGCGGCAAGGCCATCCGTCAAAACTACATGGCCATGACCTTCGAGACAGTTGCCGCCGATGGCTCCGTCAGATCTGAGCGCATTTTCAAGGAGATCGACGAGAAGACCACATCGTACACCTACCGTTCACCAACGGGTCTGCTTTCCGCCACCCAGTTCACACAGCCCGCCCTGACCTTGATGGAGAAGGCAAGTTTCGAGGACATGAAGGCCAAGGGTCTTGTGCCCAGGGATAGCACCTTTGCTGGTCACTCTCTTGGAGAGTACTCTGCTCTGGCTGCTCTCGCAGATGTCATGCCCATCGAGTCTTTGGTCTCTGTTGTCTTCTACCGCGGTCTGACCATGCAAGTCGCTGTCGAGCGTGACGAGCAGGGTCGCTCCAACTACAGCATGTGCGCCGTCAACCCCAGCCGCATCAGCAAGACCTTCAACGAGGAGGCGCTTCGCTTCGTGGTCAGCAACATTGCGGAGAGCACCGGCTGGCTCTTGGAAATCGTCAATTTCAACATCGCCAACATGCAGTATGTGTGCGCCGGTGACCTCCGTGCCCTCGACACCCTCGCTGGCGTTACCAACTACCTCAAGCACATGAAGATCGACATTGAGCAGATGCGCAAGGACTTCCAGCCCGAGatggtcaaggagaagctggtgGAGATCATCCAGGCGTGTGCCAAGGAGACCGAAGCCAAACCTAAGCCCCTGGAACTCGAGCGCGGGTTCGCCACCATCCCTCTCAAGGGTATCGACGTGCCCTTCCACTCTACTTTCTTGCGGTCTGGTGTCAAGCCCTTCAGGAGTTTCTTgctcaagaagatcaagcaAACCACCATCGACCCTGCCAAGCTCATTGGCAAGTACATCCCCAACGTGACGGCCAAGCCGTTTGAGTTGACCAAGGAGTATTTTGAGGATGTGTACCGCCTGACCAACTCGCCCAGAATCGGCCACATCCTGGCCAACTGGGAGAAGTACTCTGAGGATGGTGCCGCGGCCCTTCAAGGAGAGGCGTAA